From the Solanum lycopersicum chromosome 10, SLM_r2.1 genome, one window contains:
- the LOC104649510 gene encoding G-type lectin S-receptor-like serine/threonine-protein kinase B120, translating into MASCMIISNWYIFLFSVFYMNLLCCACASSKIIQGEILRDGEMLISPKRKFILGFFSPNVTNNQRFVGIWYVDGPENSFVWVANRDKPIFDKNGVFTIEKNGNLVVKNGHGDIMWTSNVEAISNNCTALLSDYGNLVLFNSNNKVLWQSFQHPTDTFLPEMKFYTDEVLRSWTSESDPSTGRYSLGVTSHGSPQIVIWDGGNKRWRSGYWDGRIFTGVIDMKPEFLHGFKLNNEGDNLYFTYTVSNTSDLVRFHISPTGYEVEQRWDKDNNKWSIVQSHPSGDCDLYNLCGNFAMCDVTYFEKCICLGGFVPKDLGQWNAGNWSEGCVRRKEVECRGNNSVLKSGSEKKDRFYGVEKIKLPDFADTADVLNIDECRSMCLENCSCTAYAFVSGIDCMMWSGDLVDMQQFQEGGYTLYVRLDSSEFDGSNRAVKIVVISVMVVGAFLVCMVVFLLCRHKAKTRASNRINQMETVDPTRSGEFSMDTSVAGDMTIEGHQGSGSELIFFSFSGVAAATDNFSNENKLGQGGFGPVYKGKLLCGVEIAVKRLSRKSGQGVEEFKNEIRLIAKLQHRNLVRLLGCCIEGEEKMLLYEYMANRSLDSFLFDTVKQVQLDWRKRFNIIEGIARGLLYLHRDSRLRIIHRDLKASNILLDEEMNPKISDFGMARIFGGNENEANTIRVVGTYGYMAPEYAMEGLFSGKSDVYSFGVLLLEIICGRRNTSFRSDEHSGIIGYAWQKWDEGTPMDLIDRSIWDECQHDEALRCIQLALICVQDMAVHRPSISSIVLMLETDNIPLPLPRQPTYTSMRKHEDAETWNEKQDFSANNVTISVIAGR; encoded by the exons ATGGCTAGTTGTATGATTATTTCCAACTGGTACATTTTCTTGTTTAGTGTtttttatatgaacttattatGTTGTGCTTGTGCATCTAGTAAAATTATACAAGGTGAAATTTTAAGAGATGGTGAAATGTTAATTTCTccaaaaaggaaatttattttgggattttttagTCCAAATGTTACTAATAATCAAAGGTTTGTTGGTATATGGTATGTTGATGGTCCAGAAAATTCATTTGTTTGGGTTGCAAACAGAGATAAAccaatttttgataaaaatggtGTTTTTACTATTGAGAAAAATGGTAATTTGGTGGTGAAAAATGGTCATGGCGATATAATGTGGACGAGTAATGTTGAAGCTATTAGTAATAATTGTACAGCACTTCTTTCTGATTATGGTAATCTTGTGTTGTTTAATAGCAATAACAAGGTGTTGTGGCAGAGTTTTCAGCATCCTACAGATACATTTTTACCagaaatgaaattttatacAGATGAAGTTTTGAGGTCATGGACCAGTGAAAGTGATCCTTCAACTGGAAG GTACTCATTAGGAGTAACTTCTCACGGATCACCACAAATTGTGATCTGGGATGGAGGTAACAAACGTTGGCGGAGTGGATACTGGGATGGACGCATATTCACAGGTGTTATCGATATGAAGCCCGAGTTTCTACATGGTTTCAAGCTTAACAATGAAGGAGACAATCTATACTTCACTTACACTGTATCAAATACTTCTGATTTGGTGAGGTTCCATATTAGTCCAACGGGATATGAGGTGGAGCAAAGGTGGGATAAAGATAACAACAAGTGGAGTATAGTACAGTCTCATCCATCGGGTGATTGTGACTTGTATAACTTATGTGGGAATTTCGCGATGTGTGATGTcacatattttgaaaaatgcaTTTGTTTAGGTGGATTTGTACCGAAAGATTTGGGGCAGTGGAATGCGGGGAACTGGTCAGAAGGGTGTGTTAGGAGGAAAGAAGTGGAATGCAGAGGAAATAACAGTGTGTTGAAGAGTGGTAGTGAAAAGAAGGACAGATTCTATGGGGTTGAGAAAATCAAGTTGCCTGATTTTGCTGATACTGCAGATGTACTAAATATCGATGAGTGTCGAAGCATGTGCCTTGAAAATTGTTCATGTACTGCTTATGCTTTTGTTAGCGGAATTGATTGCATGATGTGGAGTGGAGATTTAGTCGATATGCAGCAGTTTCAGGAAGGCGGATACACTCTCTATGTTCGCCTTGATAGTTCTGAATTTG ATGGAAGCAACAGGGCAGTTAAAATTGTGGTAATATCTGTTATGGTAGTCGGGGCTTTTCTTGTTTGTATGGTAGTTTTTCTACTATGCAGGCACAAAGCCAAAACGCGAG CGTCCAATAGGATCAACCAAATGGAGACAGTCGATCCAACTAGGAGCGGAGAGTTTTCTATGGACACATCAGTAGCAGGAGACATGACTATTGAAGGGCATCAAGGAAGTGGTTCAGAACTTATTTTCTTCAGTTTCAGCGGTGTAGCAGCAGCTACCGATAACTTTTCTAACGAAAACAAGCTAGGACAAGGTGGATTTGGCCCTGTCTACAAG GGAAAACTACTATGTGGCGTAGAAATTGCAGTGAAGAGACTTTCAAGAAAATCAGGACAAGGTGTGGAGGAATTCAAGAATGAGATCAGACTAATCGCcaaattacaacatagaaatctTGTTAGACTTTTGGGATGCTGCATTGAAGGAGAAGAAAAGATGCTTCTTTACGAGTACATGGCCAACAGAAGCTTAGATTCGTTTCTATTTG ATACTGTTAAGCAAGTTCAATTAGACTGGAGGAAACGCTTCAACATTATTGAAGGGATTGCACGAGGGCTATTGTATCTCCATAGAGATTCGCGACTCAGAATAATCCATAGGGATTTAAAGGCTAGTAACATTTTGCTAGATGAAGAGATGAACCCGAAAATATCAGATTTTGGTATGGCTAGAATATTTGGTGGAAATGAAAATGAAGCAAATACAATTAGAGTAGTTGGGACATA CGGATATATGGCTCCTGAATATGCAATGGAAGGCTTGTTCTCCGGAAAATCTGATGTTTATAGCTTTGGTGTACTATTGCTGGAGATCATCTGTGGACGGAGGAACACAAGCTTTCGTTCAGATGAACACTCTGGCATTATTGGTTAT gcATGGCAGAAGTGGGATGAAGGTACGCCAATGGACTTAATAGACCGTTCTATTTGGGACGAGTGTCAACATGATGAAGCATTGAGATGTATACAGTTAGCACTAATTTGTGTACAAGACATGGCAGTTCACAGACCGAGCATATCATCCATCGTGTTAATGTTGGAGACGGACAATATACCATTGCCCTTGCCTAGGCAACCTACGTATACCTCAATGCGAAAACATGAAGATGCAGAAACATGGAATGAGAAGCAGGATTTTTCTGCAAACAATGTTACAATTAGTGTTATAGCTGGTAGATGA
- the LOC101254134 gene encoding NAD(P)H dehydrogenase (quinone) FQR1-like, with product MATILFIVYYSMYGHVEKLAREMQKGAASIEGVEVKLWQVVETLPAEILAKMGAPPKGNAPIIAPDDLVEADGFAFGFPTRFGMMPAQFKAFFDATGAIWKNQQLAGKPAGIFYSTGSQGGGQETTALTAITQLVHHGMIFVPIGYTFGVDMFDMEDIKGGSPYGAGTFAGDGSKQPTEVELEQAYYQGQYIATITKKLKGSSA from the exons ATGGCAACCATATTGTTCATTgt gTACTATTCAATGTACGGACATGTCGAGAAACTGGCACGAGAGATGCAGAAAGGGGCTGCATCAATTGAAGGTGTTGAAGTCAAGCTATGGCAG GTGGTGGAAACTCTTCCAGCTGAGATTCTAGCTAAGATGGGTGCACCCCCGAAAGGGAACGCACCAATCATTGCACCTGATGACCTTGTTGAAGCTGATGGATTTGCTTTTGGTTTTCCAACAAGATTTGGAATGATGCCAGCTCAATTTAAGGCTTTTTTTGATGCAACTGGTGCAATCTGGAAGAATCAGCAGCTAGCTGGCAAACCAGCTGGTATTTTCTACAGCACAGGTTCTCAGGGTGGTGGTCAAGAAACTACTGC GTTGACTGCAATTACACAGCTCGTTCACCATGGGATGATTTTTGTTCCAATTGGTTACACATTTGGGGTTGATATGTTCGATATGGAGGATATCAAAGGTGGAAGTCCTTATGGTGCTGGAACATTTGCTGGGGATGGTTCAAAACAGCCAACTGAGGTTGAATTGGAGCAAGCTTATTATCAGGGGCAATACATAGCAACCATCACTAAGAAGCTTAAAGGCTCTTCTGCCTAA
- the LOC104649496 gene encoding equilibrative nucleotide transporter 3-like isoform X1 produces MTIDDSSIISTPTRLEGKYSGMVVCWILGLGSLVSWNSMLTIGDYYYQLFPKYHPSRVLTLVYQPFALATMVILVYNEARINTRKRNLTGFTLFFLSTFALLVLDLATSGAGGLGNYIGICAIVAAFGVADAFVEGGMVGDLSFMCPEFIQSYLAGLAASGALTSALRLVTKAAFERASNGLRKGVMLFLAISTFFEFLCILLYAFVFPKLPIVKYYRTKAAAEGSKTVAADLAAAGIQTEATERVSNLSLTKKFVYGFLILINILSTEQVDANAKQLERLSNKQLFFQNIDYLLDLFLIYVLTLSIFPGFLYENTGSHKLGSWYALVLIAVYNMFDLIARYIPLIEKIKLKSRNGLMIATLSRFLFIPCFYFTAKYGDQGWMIMLVSVLGLTNGYLTVCVLTVAPQGYKGPEQNALGNLLVLCLLAGLFSGVALDWLWIIGNDKF; encoded by the exons ATGACTATTGATGATTCAAGCATAATTTCAACTCCAACCAGGCTagag GGAAAATATAGTGGAATGGTGGTATGTTGGATTCTTGGACTTGGGTCACTTGTTTCTTGGAATAGTATGCTAACAATTggtgattattattatcaaCTTTTTCCT AAATACCATCCTTCAAGGGTGCTTACTCTCGTTTATCAGCCGTTTGCACTCGCGACAATGGTTATTCTTGTATATAATGAGGCAAGAATCAATACAAGAAAGCGTAACCTAACTGGATTCACTCTTTTCTTCTTAAGCACATTCGCGCTCTTAGTG TTGGATTTGGCCACGTCAGGAGCTGGCGGTCTTGGAAATTACATTGGTATATGTGCTATAGTCGCGGCTTTTGGAGTTGCTGATGCTTTTGTTGAAGGTGGAATGGTTGGAGATTTATCCTTCATGTGCCCTGAATTCATCCAA TCATACTTAGCCGGTCTGGCTGCGTCTGGTGCTCTCACCTCGGCTTTAAGGCTTGTGACTAAAGCAGCTTTTGAAAGGGCTAGTAACGGTCTTCGCAAAGGAGTTA TGTTGTTTCTGGCTATCTCCACATTCTTTGAATTTCTATGCATTCTTCTATACGCGTTCGTCTTTCCTAAGCTACCAATCGTTAAGTACTACCGCACAAAGGCAGCAGCAGAGGGATCAAAAACTGTTGCAGCAGACTTAGCTGCCGCAGGCATCCAAACTGAAGCAACCGAAAGAGTAAGCAACTTATCGTTAACTAAAAAATTTGTTTATGGCTTCTTGATCTTAATTAACATTTTGTCGACTGAACAGGTTGATGCTAACGCTAAACAATTGGAGCGTCTGAGCAACAAACAGCTGTTCTTTCAGAACATCGATTACTTATTGGATTTGTTCTTGATTTATGTCCTGACTCTGTCGATTTTCCCAGGATTCTTGTACGAGAATACTGGTTCACACAAATTAGGCTCATG GTATGCTTTAGTCTTGATAGCAGTTTACAACATGTTTGATTTGATAGCAAGATACATTCCATTGATAGAGAAAATCAAGTTGAAATCACGGAATGGCCTAATGATCGCAACACTATCTCGTTTCTTGTTCATTCCTTGTTTCTACTTCACTGCAAAATACGGTGATCAAGGCTGGATGATAATGCTCGTGTCCGTCCTTGGACTCACTAACGGTTATCTCACCGTGTGTGTCCTCACAGTTGCTCCTCAGGGATACAAG GGTCCTGAGCAAAATGCATTGGGCAACTTGCTAGTCTTATGCCTACTTGCTGGACTATTCTCTGGTGTTGCACTGGATTGGTTGTGGATTATTGGTAATGACAAATTCTaa
- the LOC104649496 gene encoding equilibrative nucleotide transporter 3-like isoform X2, with amino-acid sequence MTIDDSSIISTPTRLEGKYSGMVVCWILGLGSLVSWNSMLTIGDYYYQLFPKYHPSRVLTLVYQPFALATMVILVYNEARINTRKRNLTGFTLFFLSTFALLVLDLATSGAGGLGNYIGICAIVAAFGVADAFVEGGMVGDLSFMCPEFIQSYLAGLAASGALTSALRLVTKAAFERASNGLRKGVMLFLAISTFFEFLCILLYAFVFPKLPIVKYYRTKAAAEGSKTVAADLAAAGIQTEATERVDANAKQLERLSNKQLFFQNIDYLLDLFLIYVLTLSIFPGFLYENTGSHKLGSWYALVLIAVYNMFDLIARYIPLIEKIKLKSRNGLMIATLSRFLFIPCFYFTAKYGDQGWMIMLVSVLGLTNGYLTVCVLTVAPQGYKGPEQNALGNLLVLCLLAGLFSGVALDWLWIIGNDKF; translated from the exons ATGACTATTGATGATTCAAGCATAATTTCAACTCCAACCAGGCTagag GGAAAATATAGTGGAATGGTGGTATGTTGGATTCTTGGACTTGGGTCACTTGTTTCTTGGAATAGTATGCTAACAATTggtgattattattatcaaCTTTTTCCT AAATACCATCCTTCAAGGGTGCTTACTCTCGTTTATCAGCCGTTTGCACTCGCGACAATGGTTATTCTTGTATATAATGAGGCAAGAATCAATACAAGAAAGCGTAACCTAACTGGATTCACTCTTTTCTTCTTAAGCACATTCGCGCTCTTAGTG TTGGATTTGGCCACGTCAGGAGCTGGCGGTCTTGGAAATTACATTGGTATATGTGCTATAGTCGCGGCTTTTGGAGTTGCTGATGCTTTTGTTGAAGGTGGAATGGTTGGAGATTTATCCTTCATGTGCCCTGAATTCATCCAA TCATACTTAGCCGGTCTGGCTGCGTCTGGTGCTCTCACCTCGGCTTTAAGGCTTGTGACTAAAGCAGCTTTTGAAAGGGCTAGTAACGGTCTTCGCAAAGGAGTTA TGTTGTTTCTGGCTATCTCCACATTCTTTGAATTTCTATGCATTCTTCTATACGCGTTCGTCTTTCCTAAGCTACCAATCGTTAAGTACTACCGCACAAAGGCAGCAGCAGAGGGATCAAAAACTGTTGCAGCAGACTTAGCTGCCGCAGGCATCCAAACTGAAGCAACCGAAAGA GTTGATGCTAACGCTAAACAATTGGAGCGTCTGAGCAACAAACAGCTGTTCTTTCAGAACATCGATTACTTATTGGATTTGTTCTTGATTTATGTCCTGACTCTGTCGATTTTCCCAGGATTCTTGTACGAGAATACTGGTTCACACAAATTAGGCTCATG GTATGCTTTAGTCTTGATAGCAGTTTACAACATGTTTGATTTGATAGCAAGATACATTCCATTGATAGAGAAAATCAAGTTGAAATCACGGAATGGCCTAATGATCGCAACACTATCTCGTTTCTTGTTCATTCCTTGTTTCTACTTCACTGCAAAATACGGTGATCAAGGCTGGATGATAATGCTCGTGTCCGTCCTTGGACTCACTAACGGTTATCTCACCGTGTGTGTCCTCACAGTTGCTCCTCAGGGATACAAG GGTCCTGAGCAAAATGCATTGGGCAACTTGCTAGTCTTATGCCTACTTGCTGGACTATTCTCTGGTGTTGCACTGGATTGGTTGTGGATTATTGGTAATGACAAATTCTaa